The following proteins come from a genomic window of Pyxidicoccus sp. MSG2:
- a CDS encoding glycosyltransferase yields the protein MRLGGYVLHRDNRDTLEPCLRGLLALCDDVVALDSGATDGSADLARSLGARSVPHAWRGYGAAREAAVAALEPCDYVFFLDSDEALSAEAVETLRAWKASSPTEAVYRLPRRDWAELEGHRFLFRTQWRARLVRRDRAVWRAEQIVHEALPKMPGGRVHAPIEHRFATSVARRSAKEERYALLWALRAHAEHRRLKPVGVQRVAAWVRDCVLKGALWRGGGDASRLAWAVAGYHAAKYAYLRELRQGRYPELARAYAEGRYDELFTRVREGSLG from the coding sequence GTGAGGCTCGGCGGCTACGTCCTGCACCGCGACAACCGCGACACGCTGGAGCCCTGCCTGCGCGGGCTCCTGGCGCTCTGCGACGACGTGGTGGCGCTGGACTCCGGGGCCACGGACGGCTCCGCGGACCTGGCGCGCTCGCTGGGGGCGCGCTCGGTGCCGCATGCGTGGCGCGGCTACGGGGCGGCGCGCGAGGCGGCGGTGGCGGCGCTGGAGCCGTGTGACTACGTCTTCTTCCTGGACTCGGACGAGGCGCTGTCGGCGGAGGCGGTGGAGACGCTGCGCGCGTGGAAGGCGTCCTCCCCCACCGAGGCCGTGTACCGGCTGCCCCGGCGGGACTGGGCGGAGCTGGAGGGCCACCGCTTCCTCTTCCGCACGCAGTGGCGCGCGCGACTGGTGCGCCGGGACAGGGCGGTGTGGCGGGCGGAGCAGATTGTCCACGAGGCGCTGCCGAAGATGCCGGGCGGCCGGGTGCACGCGCCGATTGAGCACCGTTTCGCCACGTCGGTGGCGCGGCGCTCGGCGAAGGAGGAGCGCTACGCGCTGCTCTGGGCCCTGCGCGCCCATGCCGAGCACCGGCGGCTCAAGCCCGTGGGCGTGCAGCGCGTGGCGGCCTGGGTGCGCGACTGCGTGCTGAAGGGCGCGCTGTGGCGCGGCGGAGGCGATGCGTCCCGCCTGGCGTGGGCCGTGGCGGGCTACCACGCCGCGAAGTACGCGTACCTCCGCGAGCTGCGCCAGGGCCGCTACCCGGAGCTGGCGCGCGCCTACGCGGAGGGCCGCTACGACGAGCTCTTCACACGCGTGCGGGAAGGCTCGCTCGGCTGA
- a CDS encoding glutathione S-transferase family protein, with protein sequence MSQSHAPLTLVVGTKNYSSWSLRPYLALAHTGQPFQEVVIHLGEPDSTQKILQHSPSGRVPLLKHGELAIWDSLAICEYLAETFPEARLWPEDKAARAVARSVTAEMHSGFTALRNHMNMNIRARKPGQGRAPGVAEDITRIQAIWNECRARFGQGGPFLFGRFSIADAFYAPVVTRFVTYDVTLDAVCAAYRDAVLALPAFQKWAEAAQHDKPVAKYD encoded by the coding sequence ATGTCCCAGTCCCACGCCCCGCTCACGCTCGTCGTCGGTACGAAGAACTACTCCTCCTGGTCCCTCCGCCCCTACCTGGCGCTGGCCCACACCGGGCAGCCGTTCCAGGAGGTGGTGATTCATCTCGGGGAGCCGGACTCCACCCAGAAAATCCTCCAGCACTCGCCCAGCGGGCGCGTGCCGTTGTTGAAGCACGGCGAGCTGGCCATCTGGGACTCGCTGGCCATCTGCGAATACCTCGCGGAGACCTTCCCCGAGGCGCGCCTGTGGCCCGAGGACAAGGCGGCCCGCGCGGTGGCGCGCTCCGTGACGGCGGAGATGCACTCGGGCTTCACGGCGCTGCGCAACCACATGAACATGAACATCCGCGCCCGCAAGCCGGGCCAGGGCCGCGCGCCCGGCGTGGCGGAGGACATCACCCGCATCCAGGCCATCTGGAACGAGTGCCGCGCCCGCTTCGGCCAGGGCGGCCCCTTCCTCTTCGGCCGGTTCTCGATTGCGGACGCCTTCTACGCGCCCGTCGTCACCCGCTTCGTGACGTATGACGTGACGCTGGACGCGGTGTGCGCCGCGTACCGCGACGCGGTGCTCGCCCTGCCGGCCTTCCAGAAGTGGGCCGAGGCGGCGCAGCACGACAAGCCGGTGGCGAAGTACGACTGA
- a CDS encoding adenylate/guanylate cyclase domain-containing protein, whose product MVMEAPEPRKLCAILFTGIEGPGRDSWRDDALQQLLRDEHASLVRELLPRHGGREVKRLEDGFLLEFEGGLAAVDFGLELQRTLAARNGGVGAERRMVLRVGVHLGMVVHRDGDVFGEGVNLAARIEALARPGTLYVSETVARQVEGRLPRPPVRLGRGEMKNIRLPVAVYRIDPPERRNRVPLLSRMRSFLGRMGPAN is encoded by the coding sequence ATGGTGATGGAGGCACCGGAACCCAGGAAGCTTTGTGCCATCCTGTTCACGGGCATCGAAGGCCCGGGGCGGGACTCGTGGCGCGATGATGCGCTCCAACAACTCTTGCGTGACGAGCACGCCTCGCTGGTGCGCGAGCTGCTGCCGCGCCACGGTGGCCGCGAGGTGAAGCGGCTGGAGGACGGCTTCCTGCTGGAGTTCGAGGGCGGGCTGGCCGCGGTGGACTTCGGCCTGGAATTGCAGCGCACGCTGGCGGCGCGCAACGGCGGCGTCGGGGCCGAGCGGCGCATGGTGCTGCGCGTGGGCGTGCACCTGGGCATGGTGGTGCACCGCGACGGCGACGTGTTCGGCGAGGGCGTCAACCTGGCGGCCCGCATCGAAGCGCTGGCCCGGCCCGGCACGCTCTACGTCAGCGAGACGGTGGCGCGGCAGGTGGAGGGCCGGCTGCCCAGGCCGCCGGTGCGGCTGGGGCGCGGGGAGATGAAGAACATCCGCCTGCCGGTGGCCGTCTACCGCATCGACCCGCCCGAGCGCCGCAACCGGGTGCCGTTGTTGTCACGCATGCGCTCGTTCCTGGGCCGCATGGGGCCGGCGAACTGA
- a CDS encoding serine/threonine-protein kinase: MPSSVTRDIPLGTVLRGTYEIVGVLGRGGMGTVFLANHLRLPGRQVAIKVLRGDGGLGKEVFVRFRREAEIASRLGHPNIVEVLDFDNLEDGSPFLVMECLRGQPLSRRLRRGAALTLEEVFSVSRQMGSALQAAHRAGIVHRDLKPGNVFLMPTEMGGVVVEHVKLLDFGISKIIDSQSINTQGGILLGTPQYMAPEQAQGKNQEVDPRTDIFAFGCMVYEMLARRLPFKDGPLPELIYRIVYDPPQPLASLVPGVPPNVVDAIERALEKKPENRYPDVGSFIAELTGSPLQTLPPSAIPVPALSVRPSQLETVGGRREPPAAKAPPSRAETVSERGQLQSSASVEASAKRPVVNVPLHEVVTMTVDGPPPEAMAPRPEPELLVTPPGGATHVVRPDVGVAQGPAPFIETKRSGKRWWVAAAVLVLVGAVWLAMGLRPGITGPKPDAPVAPADAPPGMTPPRPDVANVGSVPSQPAPARPEQVGAAPSADPASPAQKEPSPGVAPSQPGPSEPPGTAQVNPAEPPGTAQPEPRQTGPVPSQPMAALPSVDAGTTSPPSGAPGVAPPPGPSVTARPPTQKPKNPSAPISEAALADLMAAERALARGDADEALHLVRRSQRVQVTGTSHALLVRAYCLQKDLSNARTTWPRVPAWERTRVRQYCKQYDIAL, encoded by the coding sequence ATGCCTTCCTCCGTGACTCGCGATATCCCCCTCGGCACCGTCCTGAGGGGAACCTACGAAATCGTCGGCGTGCTGGGCCGGGGAGGCATGGGCACCGTCTTCCTGGCCAACCACCTGCGGCTTCCCGGCCGGCAGGTGGCCATCAAGGTGCTGCGCGGCGACGGGGGCCTGGGCAAGGAAGTCTTCGTCCGCTTCCGCCGCGAGGCGGAAATCGCCTCGCGCCTGGGGCATCCGAACATCGTCGAGGTGCTCGACTTCGACAACCTGGAGGACGGCTCTCCGTTCCTCGTCATGGAGTGCCTGCGCGGGCAGCCCCTGTCCCGGCGGCTGCGGCGGGGGGCCGCCCTCACGCTGGAGGAGGTGTTCTCCGTTTCGCGGCAGATGGGCTCGGCGCTGCAGGCGGCCCACCGCGCGGGCATCGTCCACCGGGACCTCAAGCCCGGAAACGTGTTCCTCATGCCCACCGAGATGGGCGGCGTCGTCGTGGAGCACGTGAAGCTGCTCGACTTCGGAATCTCGAAGATCATCGACTCGCAGAGCATCAACACCCAGGGCGGCATCCTGCTGGGCACGCCGCAGTACATGGCGCCCGAGCAGGCCCAGGGGAAGAACCAGGAGGTGGACCCCCGCACGGACATCTTCGCCTTCGGGTGCATGGTGTACGAGATGCTGGCCCGGCGGCTCCCGTTCAAGGACGGGCCGTTGCCGGAGCTCATCTACCGCATCGTCTATGACCCGCCGCAGCCGCTGGCGTCGCTGGTCCCCGGCGTGCCGCCAAACGTGGTGGATGCGATTGAGCGGGCCCTGGAGAAGAAGCCGGAGAACCGCTACCCCGACGTGGGCAGCTTCATCGCCGAGCTGACGGGGAGCCCGCTGCAGACGCTGCCTCCCAGCGCGATTCCGGTGCCCGCCCTGTCGGTCCGTCCGTCCCAGCTCGAGACGGTGGGCGGGAGGCGTGAGCCCCCGGCGGCGAAGGCGCCCCCGTCGAGGGCGGAGACGGTGTCGGAGCGGGGGCAGCTCCAGTCATCCGCGTCGGTGGAGGCCTCGGCGAAGCGGCCCGTCGTCAACGTGCCCCTGCACGAGGTGGTCACCATGACGGTGGATGGGCCGCCGCCGGAGGCCATGGCTCCCCGGCCGGAGCCCGAGCTGCTGGTGACGCCCCCCGGAGGCGCCACGCACGTGGTGCGCCCGGACGTCGGTGTCGCCCAGGGCCCCGCGCCGTTCATCGAGACGAAGCGCTCCGGGAAGCGGTGGTGGGTGGCCGCCGCGGTGCTCGTCCTCGTCGGTGCCGTGTGGCTCGCCATGGGGCTGCGGCCGGGCATCACCGGGCCGAAGCCCGACGCACCCGTCGCGCCAGCAGATGCTCCTCCCGGAATGACGCCGCCCCGCCCCGACGTCGCGAACGTGGGGAGTGTGCCGTCGCAGCCCGCGCCGGCGCGGCCCGAGCAGGTTGGAGCAGCGCCTTCGGCCGACCCGGCCAGTCCCGCGCAGAAGGAGCCCTCGCCGGGTGTCGCGCCTTCGCAGCCGGGGCCGTCCGAGCCGCCCGGCACGGCGCAGGTGAACCCCGCCGAGCCGCCCGGCACGGCGCAGCCGGAGCCGCGACAGACCGGTCCGGTACCGTCGCAGCCGATGGCAGCACTCCCTTCCGTGGACGCAGGTACCACCTCGCCCCCTTCCGGCGCGCCCGGTGTGGCGCCGCCGCCCGGCCCTTCCGTGACAGCGCGCCCGCCGACCCAGAAGCCGAAGAACCCGTCCGCGCCCATTTCCGAAGCGGCGCTGGCGGACCTCATGGCGGCGGAGCGGGCCCTGGCGCGCGGAGACGCGGACGAGGCGCTGCACCTGGTCCGTCGCAGCCAGCGGGTGCAGGTCACCGGCACCTCCCACGCGCTCCTCGTCCGCGCGTACTGCCTCCAGAAGGACCTCTCCAATGCCCGCACCACGTGGCCGCGCGTCCCCGCCTGGGAGCGCACCCGGGTGCGCCAGTACTGCAAGCAGTACGACATCGCGCTCTGA